Genomic DNA from Candidatus Gastranaerophilales bacterium:
TTCATCCAACCTTCTGTAACAACTTTGCCGTTTTTTGTATCAATTGCAACTATAAGCCTTTCTTTTGGCAGCTGGCTGAGCAGATTTTCGCATGCTGCTGTGCCTATAATAATTCTTTTAGCGCCGGAAGCAATTAAATCCAAAGCTTTTTCATGGGTTCTTATCCCTCCGCCAACTCTTGCAGGGTATTTTTTTATCAACTGTTTAATAAGGTCAAGGTTATCGCCCTTGCCCATGGCAGCATCCAAGTCGATTATTGCTATTTCACCGAAACGTGAAAAATATTCGGCAAGTTCAAAGACATTATCTTTTTCTATAACCTTGTCTGCACCTTGTCTTAACTGAACGGCCTTACCATCCATAATATCAATACTGGGAATAATCATAATAAATTACCTCAAAAGCATGTAACTGACTATAATTATTTTAACACCTTTATAGATTTATAGTTCGCCAAGTAAGGTAAATGTTTATTACTAATTAATTCGCCGGGAGCTAATACAAAAATACCCGGCGGGCATTCCGCTATCAAATCAGCGGAAATTCTTCCTACACAGTCTGGTGTATCAACCATTTCAAACTCTTTATAGAATGCTTCTCTCGGAGTCATCACAATTTCAGGCTCAAGAAGAGGCATGAATTTATAATCCTCCAAATATGAAATATCCGAATGCTCTTTTGCAGCTATTTCTTTTACAGCTTTTACAAAATAAAGTGCATCTTCAAAACTCCCGCCTATATTGGAAAGCGCTAAAATTCCGTTATCGGTGGAAGCTTCAATTTCTATGTTGTATTCAATTTTGAGAATATTTTCCAACCGTCTTCCGCATAAATCTTCCAGCATTAAATAAACCCTTGCCGGTTCTAAAAGAAATCCGTCTTCTTTTGTCAAAACACGAACTTTAGGAACATTTTTCAGTTCATTTTTTATATAATTTGCATTTTTAACGGCATTTTCAATTGCGTCTTTGCCTTCCAAGCTTGAAAGATAGGCTCTTGCCGCATCCAAACTGGCTAAAAGCAAAACGGAAGGGCTTGTTGTATGGAGCAGCCTTAAGTTATTTTCAATAACCTTAGGGTTTATTCTTGAATTATGGGATAGGGTTAAAACAGAACTTTGCGAAAAGCTTCCGGCAGTTTTGTGCATAGAATGCACAACCGCATCAGCGCCGAGATGAAGCGCGCCTTGCGGCATATTATCACTAAAATTCCACAAAGCCCCATGTGCCTCATCAACTACAAAAGTTACATTGTACTTCCTGCAAACTTGGGCAATAGCTTCAACATCGCTGACAATACCTTCATAAGTCGGACTTGTTACCCAAACCATTGAAACGTCATTATTTTCACGTAAAGTTTTTTCTACATCAGACGGATTTACACCGCCCCAGACGCTCCAGTTTTCATGCTTTTGAGGGGTTAACCATAAAGGCTGAGCGCCGGTCATCACCAGCCCTGTAATAA
This window encodes:
- a CDS encoding aminotransferase class V-fold PLP-dependent enzyme, which codes for MEEDIVKSLSVEGIITEKIETPLVDALEYIQNHPMVQFHIPGHTKGAGLYKRFKEIVDKGACFLDTTDEFNNIGTLHPATGSVQKSQELCAEALGGAHSYFLLNGSSVGNFALALTCTKPDSKVIIGRNCHRSVITGLVMTGAQPLWLTPQKHENWSVWGGVNPSDVEKTLRENNDVSMVWVTSPTYEGIVSDVEAIAQVCRKYNVTFVVDEAHGALWNFSDNMPQGALHLGADAVVHSMHKTAGSFSQSSVLTLSHNSRINPKVIENNLRLLHTTSPSVLLLASLDAARAYLSSLEGKDAIENAVKNANYIKNELKNVPKVRVLTKEDGFLLEPARVYLMLEDLCGRRLENILKIEYNIEIEASTDNGILALSNIGGSFEDALYFVKAVKEIAAKEHSDISYLEDYKFMPLLEPEIVMTPREAFYKEFEMVDTPDCVGRISADLIAECPPGIFVLAPGELISNKHLPYLANYKSIKVLK